In Cryptomeria japonica chromosome 5, Sugi_1.0, whole genome shotgun sequence, the genomic window tcttcttcaaaaaaaaattgaatacaacaaaccctcttcttcttcagccgAAGTCTCCTCCTCTttccaaccatcccaccaatgacatttggtttcaacctccacttggacatAACTCTCTACTGAGTCTAGACTGCCAAGAAATTTTTCAATGACTGATTCAGCTTCATCATCTGATTTGGCCTCATCAATTGAAACTTCAGCTTGTTTATtgataacataaaagcacccaGCTCTAGGATCAAACACAAAGTAAGGGCACACATATCCAGGATCAACTATCCAATCGGATCCCATCTCTTCTCAAGCCAaccatggctttgataccaattgttagtttaaaacgagcagagaaaacacataataatgaacataaaacaacagaaagaataatagacacaacaatgAACTCgagacacaagattaacgtggttcaccactaagtggctacatccACTAGAAAGAAGGGAGAATTCTgattaaccaatatccaatactACAATCATACATGACCGCACTCATTCATTTATAGAGACatctcaaatatgaaatgaagagtcttctggggaagacaaacaaccatgtgtcTGTTAGGCTTCATATTCCCAGCAATAATCCACCCAGGCATCCCATGTTTTTGTGTTTGCAAGATATGAGTAGGAGCTCTTGGATCTAGAAGGGATACAAATGTCCAAGAATGCAATAGACAAAACAGAGCATAAAATAGAGCATACATAAAACAAAGTTAGATTGTCACAACAACAACACTTATATTAATCTGAGTGGAGATTATAAATGCAGATATAAATACAGAGCTCTATAGAGGTTTCTAATTTATTATGTGAAAAGATAATCAGATTATTACAATAGTCCCTGTTTTGTAGTCATAAAGAGAGGTTTATAAACTTGCAGTGCATTGCAAGTTAAAATCAGATTACATTCGATGATGAGATGCTAGTTTGTAAAGGGGCAAGCAACAGTTGGTAGAGAGTTGGCTGAAGATGGTAGAATTTTTTGGTGGTGGTGGATAGACAGTGCTGATTTGACATACATTTCTAGAAAGAAGGTGAGCAACTAATCATTACCATCATCATTCTCTTTCTTAATTCTTAGTTTAGTGATGTCCAATAAATCTCTGATTTTAGTAGAACTTTTATTTGAAATTGCTTTGGTAAATACATATGCTAGCTGATCATTAGTTTTACAAAACTAAAGTTCAATCTATCCATATGCTATAACATTTTTGATGAAATGATGTCAGATATCTCTATCCTTAGTTTGATTATGAAAAACTGGATTCTTTGTTATAGCAATAGTTCCTATTGTCataataaataattataggttTATTTTGTTCTTGCCTAAAATCTGCGAGTATTCTCCTCAATCAAATTGCTTGGCATATTGTTGAAGTAGCTACAATGTACTCTACTTTCATGGGTGACAATGATACTATTGATTGATTCTTTGAACACAAAACAAGTGCACCTGATCGCAAACTGAATACATATCCTGATgtaatttttctatcatcaatagaTCTTTGCCCAATCACTATCTATATATCCAATCAATTCAAAGTACTCTATTGATGTATATAAAATGCCAAAGTTGCTTGTACCATGAACATACATGAGTATCCTCTTTACTACATAGAAGTGAATCTTACTTGGATTTAGCATAAATCTTGATACTAGACAGACTGCATACATGATGTCAGGTCTAGTTGTAGTAAGACAAATAAGAGTGCCAAGTAAAATTCTATATAGTTTTGCATCTATCTTTTCAGTAGCATCATCTTTGGCCAACTTTACATTTACATCCTAAGGTGTGTTCATTGGTTTACAATTCTTCATTCTAAATTTATCAAGCGAATCCTTTGTATACTTTTCTTGTGAAATAAAAATCCCATCACTAAATTGTCTAACTTCTATTCCAAGAAAGTAATGCATCAAGCCTAAATCTATCATTTCAAACTCACTCTTCATATCTTTCCTGAATTCTTTTATTAATACTTCACTGTTGCCAATGAAAATGAGATTGTCAACATACAAACAAATTATAAGCAAATCATTGGTACCTTTGGATTTGATATAAGGTGTAGGCTCACTTTCACTCCTTTTGAATTCATTCTTTTGAAAATAGTCATCAATCTTGCTATACCAAGCTCTTGGCACTTGCTTGAGACTGTAAAGAGCCTTGTTCAACTTGTAAACTTTTTGTTCTTGTCCTAAAACCACAAATATTGGTGGCTGCTCTATAAACACTTCTTCATTCAAGAAaccatttagaaaggctgatttAACATCAAATTTATACACTAACCACTTCAATTGTTCTCTTAATGCCAAAACTATTCTTATAGTATCCAATCTTGCTAGAGGAACATAAGTTTCATTATAGTCTATACTTGGTTGTTGTGCGAAGCTTTTTGTCATTAATCTTGCTTTGTGTCTTTCAATGGATCCATTAGCTTTATACTTTGTCTTATAGACCCACTTTAGTCCAATAACATCCTTTTCTGGTGGAAGTTTTGTTAACTCTCATGTTCCATTTCTTTTAGTTGAATCTATCCATTCATCCATGGCCTTAATCCAAACTTCAAGCTTTAGTGTATCTTCATATTGTCTTGGTTCTACTTGAATATGAGATAAAGAAAAATTCATAATTGAATCAAGACTAGTAGttctttcataaatttatttaagagTTTTTACCTTCCTTGGAGGAGGACTCGAACTCAAAGGAGGTTGTGATGATGAAGATGCTTGAGTGGAATTTGAGCTATTGCTTGAAATAGTAGGTTGAGATggaacttcttgttctttttccatAATTGCTGGTCTTTCTTGTTCTTCATTTCATTTCCATGTATCCTTTTTAGCAAAAATTACATCCCGACTGATTATCAAGCTTTTTGTTGCTAGATCATATAACCTATAACCCTTTGTTTcttcactatacccaataaaaatacatttttcacttttatcatcaatttctttttgtctttttttctcTATAATATAAGTATAGGCAATGCAACCAAATACCTTGAGATAAGCTACACCCGGTTTTCTTCCACTCCatgcttcataaggagtcatattcTTTACATTTGTCGAACATCTATTTAGCAAGTAAATAGATGTAGctactgcttcagcccaaaatgtaTTCAAAAGATCTTTAGCTTTGAGCATACTTCTGGCCATCTCTACTATTGTATGATTCTTACATTCAACTACTCCATTTCACGAGGGAGTATAACTTGTAGTTAATTGCCTTTGAATACCATTCCTTTTGAAAAATTCTTGAAACTCATTTGAATTAAATTCTTCTCCCCTCTATCTGTGGCTAGAGTCTTTAAGAAGAAACCACTTTGTTTTTCAACATTAGCTTTAAAATGTTGAAATATAAAAAATGCTTCtgacttttcttgaataatgtatACCCAAGTTCTTATACTATAGTCATGAACAAAAATAAGAAATTACCTAGTTTTGTTAAGAGATAAGGCTTGCATTGGACCACAAACATCAACATGAACCAATTCAAGGGGTGCTTTAGCTCTCCAAGCTTTTATGACAGAAAAGGAGTCTCAGTGTTGCTTATAGATAATACAACCTTCATAAACTTAATCATCTCATTCAATAAGGGCTAACCCTTTTACAATTTGGTTTTGGTAAAGTAGTTTTAACTCTCAAAAGTGGAGGTGTCCATACCTCATATGCCATAACCATGATTTATTATCTAGGACTACATTCAAATCTTGAGTTTCTACATATGCATGTCCAAGATGAAAAATTCTATTTTGTACCATACCAACTTTAGCTACAATCTGATTTCTATCAGTTTTATCATTGAAAAAACattcatttttttgaaaaacaacTTAATATCCTTTCTCAATAAGTTGTCCAacattaccaataaaaaaaataagTTCTCCAACACTCAATAAATTATGTGCAATTCATGAAACATACAACATTTCATTTATAAATTTTTCCATACTCTGTTTAGTTATGATAGCAATTGTTCTTTTGCCCACAACTTCAATGTCTTTATCATCTCCCAATCACACATTTGTTTTAGGAGACTTTTCCATCTTCACAAAGGTATTCTTATGAACCCTATCATATGATTACTACAGCCATTGTCTAGAAGCCAaacattttcaaaaataatttattttgtaacatcacatgcaaaaaaataaattactttttcctagtttttcttcaaaaaaattagcATCTGGCTTATTCTTTTTCCAACAATCACGTTCATAATGACCAAAATTTTACAGTATTTACACTACACTTGTGATTTGTAATGATTTTGATTACCTCTTTCATTACTGTTGTAGTGTCTTCTTATGTTATAACCTCTGATTTGTCCATTGTTGCTCTCTTTACTTTCATTATatctttttttgaattttctagATAGTTCACCAAAGtttctctctttattttttgaaatgtttagcTTTGATTGAAATTCCTGTTCAATCATCTTTTCATTGGATACATTCATCCTTTGCTCACGTGTTTGCAGACACTCTATGAGTTCATTTACTAATAATGATTTTAGATCCTTAGATTTTTCAATAGCTATTACAATAGTACTATCAAATTTTAAAGGCAAATTTCTCAACATTTTTTCTACTATCTTTTGATCTATGAGATTATCTCcataagatttgatttgatttcctaATCCCATTACTAAGTAAAGAAATCTTGCATAggttcaaaatatttcatcaaaagattttcaaaatctcttcTAGGAATTTGTAATTTAACTATTTTTACCTTATATGTTCCTTGCAATGCATTTTGCAAAAGATCCGAAGCTAACTTTGATTTTGTTATAGCAGAAACTCTAAGAAATGTTGTCTCGTCAACTGCTTATTGAATGATGAAGAGGGATTTTGCATCCTCCTTTTTGTCTCCGTTAAGCTGACCTTGTTGTGCTTGTGTCCAAGAGGCAAGCACTTGTGCATTTATAGGTTCTGAATAGCAATTCTTAACAATATCCCACAAACCTTGAGAAATGAACAGTGTTCTCATTTTGATGTTACAGAAATCATAGTTTTCTCCTTTAAACAAAAGAATCTATGACTGTGACAAATTCAAACTATTGTTGATAGttgttatattttaaaaaaaaatagaacaagaAAGTTACTTATCTATCCTTTACAATGCCCAAATTTGCTTCTTCAGACAACTATTTTTATTTGTCTCTCTCACTCTATTATAGATTCTCCTTCACATTGTAACTGGTGTTGTTTCACACAAAATAAGTTTCTACAACtagtccaagctctgataccaactgttggaTTTGGAAGCAATACAAGTGTGCAGGAATGTAATACATAAAACAGAGCATACAAAAAAATAGAGTTAGATTGTTGCAGCAACAACACTTTTATTAATCTATGTGGAGATTACAAATGCAGCTATAGATATAGATCTCTACAGAGGTCTCTAATTTGTTTTGTGAAAAGATAATCAGATTATTACAATAGCCCCTGTTTTATAGTCATAAaagtgtagaattttgaacctgacctatcctctctgaaccaactgattagcaaacaataacagcaaaaagaagaaaacaccaatatctttattgaagctaaattaaaaaattacatagaagctatatatataaagaatttgcagtctagaagaataaataataactgcaattctaaatatattcctagctttgcatggaaagctactaaggctctcaaacttaaaaaagcaaactactccctaaattaagaatacaataagtgcatgcacaacatgctttgtTTACTAAAAAAAAAACTCAtgcaaaaaataaaactaaaaatagtcctaaggattaatgcatgttggagtacatgctttatttgcatgaataaacaaaaaactattaactaatttaaactagctgcatgctagagtaacatcagttatcaacatactcccccttgatgctgagagagcTGACAATCTTATCTcatagtgctataaactgagctttcacAACTGCTTTgttgaatatatctgctagctaatcctgggtgttgatgtgcttcaattcgacatccttcttctacaccaaatcttgtatgaagtgatatttcaaatcaaaatgctttgttctgctgtgatgaaccggattcttagctaacttgatagcactcacattgtcacaatatatCACTATAGGATGAATTTGTTTTTCCCCAATTTCTTctaaaacttttctgagccaaagagcttgtgtacctgttGAGGTAATTGAAACATACTCTCCTTCTATAGATGAGAGGGCAATAATACTTTGTTTTTTTTAGCTCCAGGTAATCAAatcagaaccaaaagaaaaacaattttcagatgtagatttacggtcatccatactacctccccaatctgaatcactaaagcctactagattgaacttttcagaagagtagtaatgaataccaaaacttaaattccctttcacatacctcaaaatcctcttggttgccttaatatgtatttcagatggatttgtcatataccttgaaacaagtgaaactgaataggcaatattaggccttgtgtggattagaaacatcaagctccccacaatacttctataagctgtctcatcaactaaatcagcaccatcatctctacataacaaatctccatgagcacttggagtggaggtagggttacaatcagtcatattagatttcttcagcatatcctgtgcatactttgtttgacaaatgaaaatctcatccttactttgataaaccttcattcctagaaaatatttcattagaccaagatctttcatctcaaattctttcatcatagtagctttgaattcatctttcatcttagaactactacccatatacaaaagatcatcaacatacaaacttatgatgagaatatcagtagcttcttgtttgtagtatagggtaggatcactcttacttctctggaagccattctcctaaaAGTATCCATGAATCCTGGCATACGACACTCTTGGTgtttgcttgaggccatacaaagtcttcttcaacttgtagacataattatcttttccttccacttcaaaaccttgtggctactccacatatacttcctcttctaagtacccattcaagaaggcacttttcacgtccatatgatgtatgctccacttcttctgagctgataatgaaatcaacattcttatggtctcttgtcttgctattggtgcaaatgtctcttcataatcaattccatacttttgtgtgaagcctttagcaactaatctcgctttgtgtctttcaacactcccatcactgttaaatttggtcttgtagacccatttggtgccaatcctttttttgtcatgtggaagttttgttaactcccaagtgtcattcctgtgaatggaatccatctcttcttccatggctttcacccaaacttcattagtacatgcatcttcaaaacatgatggttcaaaatcagccttggctaataaagcaaaattcactgtctcacctattgggttttcttcatgtacttgatttccactcttctggtagatatcactcaatctccttactttccttgtagaacttggagaagaagctggacttgaacttggtactaaagaacttgatgaaggattgcttggtggagttagaccactggatatagaaacattagttggctactcataatcaatatcagcaattatatcatcattcaaaatagattttggcttctcaacatggccttttttatgaccataaactcccccttcatcaaaaatcacatctcttaagacaataagcttgttagtgaggggattatacaatctataagccttgcttttctcactatacccaataaaaatacatgactcactttttgcatctaacttctgtccATTCTGattaggtacatgcacataagccaaacaatgaaaaactttgaaatgattaacattaggccttttaccataccaagcttcataaggagtcatcttttctagtgtactggtggggctacggttgaggatgtacactgCTGTAGAaactccatctccccaataagaattgctcaatcccttggtttgtaacatgcaccttgccatttcaaccatggtatgattcttcctttcagctactccattctgttgaggtgtgtatgcagtagtaagttgcctcttgatgccattaaaatcacaataatttTGGAAAGCCttggagcaaaattctcctccacaatcaatccttaaacatttgatcttgcatgctttctcattttctacaagggctttaaacttcttgaatgtatctagggcttcatctttggccttcaaaaaatatacccaacaatttcgtgagtaatcatcaataaaagtgatgaaatatgatgacttacccaaactcttagtctgcataggaccacatatatctgaatgaacaagatgaagtgggtgatgagccctccatgcattgccctttggaaacttttctcttgcatgctttcctttagcacaaccttcacaaacctccttgtgttcctcaaccttaggcaaaccagaaactaatgcatgtgaggttagaaacttcaaactatgaaaatttaaatgcccatacctgagatgccataaccaacttgaatcctcataagcaaTATTTtccaaactgttgttatgttcaccaaacctcaaggggaacatcctatttcttgtcataggaacaatagTGATCACcttattatccttattcttatcatagatagtacaagtcttattctcaaagactactttataatttttctcacatagctgcccaacacttaacaaattgtgcttcaattgtggagtataataaatatcatgaatactctttataccttcttttgtttggacctccatatctcctttggcagcaacctccaatgatttatcatcaccaagctagatcttggatttgaaacttccatcctttgttgaaaacaacttcttattccctatcatatggttagagcatccagaatctaggtaccaaacatctttactagtattttcaccctttgcaCACgacaaaaataagtgatcaggaggattctcactactttcttgagcatagttagcacttttaccttctttcaatctgcattctctttcaaagtggccatacctattacaatggtaacattgaacatttctcttatcaaatttgcctctacctcttcctctgaaaccaccacttcctcttgagccacctcttcgtctacctcttgaagaattttggctttgccctttaccttgactttgattgattttggcactactgctgcttgcatcttcattttttgtgattagcaatttagaggaaaaagTTTTCTCTACactttcaaaagaatctttcaatctttcttcatgagacatcagggatccaaccagttgatcaaactgtagttttgtcaaatctttgctttcttctatgattattgctacatgattccatctgggtgtcaaagatctcaacaccttttttatcaaaacttcattgcttacaatttctccaagtgtagccatttgattgaccacatctttgactctgacacaataaccACTTATACTTTcaacttcttgcatcttcaaattctcaaactctcgcttcaatgtctgaagcttgaccactttaacttgatcactaccctagtaagcttcttgtagagtcttccaagcatctttggcagttgttgctcttgatattcctcgaaataagctcttatcaagagctatctgaatgtgaaacaaagcttgagcattctttttccttgcttcctttcttgttgttctttcattggctgtaagggcattccaatcagttggctcttcataacctaattcaataatctcccacaaatcatttccaatcaaaaaggtcagcatcttaatgcaccaataatcataatcattcccatcaaattctaaaATGGgtatatggttagaattcgacataattaactttggtgaaattccaacaataaaactttaacccaaaacaattttacctgctttgataccacttgtagaattttgaacctgacctatcctctctgaaccaactgattagcaaacaataatagcaaagagaagaaaaacaccaatatctttattgaagcttaattaaaaaattacataaaagttgtatatataaagaatttgcagtctagaagaataaataataactgcagttctaaatatattcctagctttgcatggaaagctactaaggctctcaaactaaaaaaagcaaactactccctaaattaagaatacaataagtgcatgcacaacatgctttatttactaaaaaacaaactcatgcaaaaaaaatactaaaaatagtcctaaagattaatgcatgttggagtacatgctttatttgcataaataaaacaaaaaactattaactaattTAATCTaactgcatgctagagcagcatcagttatcaacaaaAAGGCAGTTTATAAACTTTTAGTGCGTAACATGTCAGAATTAGATTACATTCGATGATGAGATGCCATTTTGTAAAGGGGCAAATAACAGTTGGCAAAGAGTTTGCTAAAGATAGTAGAAGTTTCCAGTGGCGGTGAATAGCCGGTGCTAAGTTGGCATATGTTTCAGAAAGAAGGTGAGCAGTTAAGCATTACCACCATCAAGAGCAGCAATCCGATACACTGGGGTGGCCGAGCGAAATATTATACTCTGAGAAAACGTCATTGGCGTCCATCTCCACATGATTGTCATCCGGATCCCATTCATTGTTGAAAGTGTCAAACTCCACAGCGACCATCTGATAGAATGATCCATTATAAGTTGTGCCATTAAACAGGCCAAGATACCGGCCATAAGCGTACTCTGGTTCCTCCAACTCGAAAGGTGACAAGAAGAGCGCAAGTCCATCTCCATTGGTATCAGTATAATCATTGTTTATGTCAATAATGAATTGGAAATGCGTATTAAAATTTGCCAGAGCATGAGAGGAACTATCCCATAGCGGAATCGATTTACTATAAACCGCCCAGCTGTATCTGTGGGTTTGACTCCCTGATTCTTGATTTGTGGTAAGCTACAGCGTATCTCCTCCACTGTCCTTTAGATATAGGTCAAACCTAAGGCTTGCTGCATATGAGAATAAAGGAAAAGAAGAAACACAACATAAGACAAGGAGGGCAGGTAGAGGCTAACAGAGATTGGCCATCTGATTATCTGCTTTACTGGGTCTTAGATGGATAGAGGAACAAAACACATAGAAGACATTAAACTTCTTTGTCACGCAAAGGTTCTCGGTCTGGCGTTGAGTATTTTGTTAGACAGAGAGGATAAAATTTTAAGGCGGTCAGATAATAAAAAGATCTAAATGTAAATTCTACTTAGATTGGCatgatattgatatgaaactaGCTATGATATGGTCTAAGATGATGGGATTAAGATGATATTTAAACTAGCATGAAGATGATAAACTACTAGTATGATATGCTAAACATGATTATTAATTACTACAATGCTTCTAAATGACTAATGTGAGCCATTTATAGAAGAACTAGTcaattggatggccaagattgaattggcttaagaagggctaggattgaaggatcttcaatccatgtgatgaTTTTCAACtaaatctcatgttgacaagtgtcaacatgaggcttgagaggagagagaagaggcattaaataccCGAGAAGACACGGTGGTCACCCTAGAGtgtaaggttagggttgagttaatggataatccttttatccaaaggataaattcttgtgcaagggttaactagataaccatggtcaaagcaatgaatggttgAAGAAACCCATGAGTTAAAGAATGGTTAAGTTAGATGGAAAGTCTCTAACCCAGGGtggagtttgagttaaccattaatggttattgatgactttggaggttagcttgttggagacacaaagcctttaatggttgtTGAAGACTGtgggggtttgagaagtgactcatttttgcttaggaatgtgacaatgtttaggaTAGGACTTGATTTAATTAAGTGGGATTtaggaggttctagaagaattattAGTATGCAATTGGATcttgtaggagaatacaagtgggagaaaataggatttttaattaaaataaattgatttatttcaattaatgggtgcaacttgcatttgttagttttagcaatcagattagtagtatagaatagaaaataaaaatataaattaaaccatacgcataacacacatgtaccctcgaaaaacctccctcttggaggaaaaacctagcAACCAAAGATCTCAGATCTGATTAGAATAAACATAGTAGCAAATTACAAACATTAACCCCTTTAGGGCACACAACAACAAGAGCGAACTTATTTGAAGATAAAGGATTGAATGTGTATGTCGATCACAGTTATTGTCAGCCAAATTGAGACTGAATTTGGTAGACCTAAGGTGCTTTACCCAGTCTGAATCAAGGTCGGTAGGCCAAC contains:
- the LOC131876212 gene encoding L-type lectin-domain containing receptor kinase IX.1-like, whose amino-acid sequence is MGVTFMIYLTTNQESGSQTHRYSWAVYSKSIPLWDSSSHALANFNTHFQFIIDINNDYTDTNGDGLALFLSPFELEEPEYAYGRYLGLFNGTTYNGSFYQMVAVEFDTFNNEWDPDDNHVEMDANDVFSEYNISLGHPSVSDCCS